One window of Gloeothece citriformis PCC 7424 genomic DNA carries:
- a CDS encoding sulfotransferase family protein, whose translation MSNLQQPILIITGMHRSGTSLTASLLQSAGLDIGNILPEAALGNIKGHFESQAFLNFHQSVLGSVGISPDGWTIQKTIYPPEYYVEKAKQLIETQASPTNPWGWKDPRTTLFINFWSELLPSAKFLFLYRSPWEVVDSLYRRGSDNDKIFHHNPELALKVWMNYNEEILDFYQKNSQKSLLIHINKVTENPEKFIAHLVSQLEIPLNNPDSSIYESSLLKRQTAISQRPILIKHFFPEAFDLYCKLNFVSEFQDDIIDELESTNLSTAWILQDWLDSKLLTRNLKSAKTELETYQNELQHVHNELYLAHKELQQAHEELEKTHKELYHTHKELDNAHKELENTQNQWRQTQSQLEISQNHLRQTQGELETSQGQLRQTQEELEISQGQLRQTQGELETSQGQLRQTQGQLRQTQGQLESSQIQLKEAYEQWEQTQNQLEQALEKWEKAQMIIQAMESSKFWKMRRLWFKIKPFSPTKA comes from the coding sequence ATGTCAAATCTTCAACAGCCGATTTTGATCATTACCGGAATGCATCGTTCAGGAACTTCCTTGACAGCCTCTCTATTGCAAAGTGCAGGATTAGATATTGGGAACATTTTACCTGAAGCTGCTTTAGGAAATATCAAAGGGCATTTTGAAAGCCAAGCTTTTTTAAATTTTCATCAAAGTGTTCTTGGAAGTGTCGGTATAAGTCCCGACGGTTGGACAATTCAAAAGACTATTTATCCTCCTGAATATTACGTAGAAAAAGCCAAGCAATTAATTGAAACTCAAGCTTCACCAACAAATCCTTGGGGCTGGAAAGATCCTAGAACCACTCTGTTTATCAACTTTTGGTCTGAGCTTTTGCCATCGGCCAAGTTTTTATTTCTGTATCGTTCACCTTGGGAAGTTGTTGATTCTTTATATCGAAGAGGTTCAGATAACGATAAAATTTTTCATCATAATCCAGAGTTGGCACTTAAAGTCTGGATGAACTATAATGAGGAAATTTTAGATTTTTATCAAAAAAATAGCCAAAAAAGTTTATTAATTCATATTAATAAAGTTACTGAAAATCCCGAAAAATTTATCGCTCATTTGGTCAGTCAATTGGAAATTCCTCTCAATAATCCAGATAGTAGTATATATGAAAGTTCATTATTAAAGAGACAAACAGCGATTTCTCAACGCCCAATTTTAATTAAACACTTTTTTCCGGAAGCCTTTGACTTATACTGCAAATTAAATTTTGTCTCTGAATTTCAAGACGATATTATTGATGAGTTAGAGTCAACAAATTTATCAACAGCTTGGATTTTACAAGATTGGCTAGATTCAAAACTCTTAACTCGTAACTTAAAAAGTGCTAAAACGGAATTAGAAACCTATCAAAACGAGTTACAGCACGTTCATAATGAGTTATACCTGGCTCATAAGGAGTTACAACAGGCTCATGAAGAATTAGAGAAAACTCATAAAGAGCTATACCACACCCATAAGGAGTTAGACAATGCTCATAAGGAGTTAGAAAATACTCAAAATCAGTGGCGGCAAACTCAATCTCAACTAGAAATTTCTCAGAACCATCTACGACAGACTCAAGGGGAACTAGAAACCTCTCAAGGGCAGTTGCGTCAGACTCAAGAGGAACTAGAAATCTCTCAAGGGCAGTTGCGTCAGACTCAAGGGGAACTAGAAACCTCTCAAGGGCAGTTGCGTCAGACTCAAGGGCAATTGAGGCAGACTCAAGGACAATTAGAATCTTCTCAGATACAACTAAAAGAAGCTTACGAACAATGGGAACAAACCCAGAATCAGTTAGAGCAAGCTTTGGAAAAATGGGAAAAAGCTCAGATGATCATTCAAGCTATGGAAAGTAGTAAATTTTGGAAAATGCGACGACTTTGGTTTAAAATAAAACCATTTTCCCCGAC